GAAAGTGCCACATTTAATTATTATCTGGCATGTGGAAAAGTTTATCGCATTATCTGCGtaagtatcttaacaggacaaaatTGTATAAAGCTTAGTACTAAAATTACGTTAACATGATTCTGTATAACCTTCACTTTGTCTATACAGACAGTCAGGTAGTATTTTCTGGTCATTACCCCCATCACTGAAAGCATGGAGTTTAACCTAAGGGTTCTTCTTTACGAATTCACTTACAGCAGACATCTAAATGGTTGCTATATAATTTACTCACTTgtttcaataaatgtgtaatgtttttcacaaaatataaagGTTGATGTTTTATTCAAAGTATTCCGTAATGTGTTCACGTGGCTGGCATGCAAACAGTAGAGCAAACAGAAATTTACTTACGCCGTTACAATCACTCCATTCCCACGTGACCTCCGGGTTCTTTCCTTGCCAATCTCCAAGCTGATTGTTACCCTTTTCAAGATCAAAATGCTCGCCGTAGCCATACTGGTTCACGTATCCATTCGATGAGCGCTGACTACACCAGCTCAGATTCGGATATTCGTCTGGACACAGATTGGTCGCCATGAACACTTTAGACTGACCCTCAGGTACATGTTGTCCTTGTCCATCAACAAAACCgcctgaaatatttttaatagacGAGTTCCGTTACAAGAGTGTCTGTCGCTCTGATCACTTGAATACAAGACGGTAATTTTCAAAGGGAAAATTAgttattttacagcaaatattaTTTTACTTGCATTTCTTGGACAATGTTGAAAAGACGGTGTTGTAGTCGTATtacattattgttttttaaaaggtTTGATGATCTGGCTTTTTTGCAACTTTAGCTTGTTTTAACACCGGAGTGTCTAGCCCTATCAATCATGCTATAGTTACGACATAAGCATAGGTGGATATAGAGAATactaggttactgtctttctaaactTAAGTTTATCCGGCAAGTCGTATGAAAGCTTTTCTACAGGAAGCTCTGCTGAGGCAGATACTCTTTTCAGAGACGAGCCGGATAAACACAAATGCAGAAAGATCCTTTTATCCTgccttttttgttaaaaacattttcagtttaattCTTTCTTTCTTGATACGCGCCTGTATTGATATACTTTTAACATATTAGCATTGTTATTATTATAGCGCAGGATTCCATGCGTCGTTTGGTGTCGAATTAATCCTCGAAAATATTAGACAAAGATCGTAATAAGTTGTCATCATCGAAATGATTGTTAATCGAGAATGTTAAAAAAACTTGATGTATGTCatacaagaaatatttataaatatgtgtcCACCTTCTTCATACACCTTTGCATTATTGTTGTGTAAAGTGATTCGGTTGTGATTTATATTTTGAACGATTTTTTCAATTCATTGAACAGTGCAGGGACATGAGATATTCATTTTGCAACTCAAATATTTGGTGCAGACTTCGTGTCATATTAATACAATCTTAATTGATTATATCGATGTGTTTTGTGTTTATGAAACTTTGTTCGCGAAGTTGTTATTGGAAGGTAATATGCAGACCTCTGCATAGAATCTAGACTATTAGAAAGGAAACAAAGAATGCTAATTTCATTTGTTAAAGCCTTGAGATTCTATTTGACTTTAAGACTATTTAAGCTACTTGTCCGTCAGGGGCAGTCGACAGCTTGATCCCAAATTCCGAACACAAGAAATTGGAAATCCATGTGTTGTAATTATATTTCTTGCATTAgatttgttttatatgatatttcatgAATGATTAATTACAACACGATATTCGGTTTGTTTACATTGACTGAACGTAGTCCGTgttcactggcgccagaccagaaagaaaatgcctctgcacatgttataccctacccctaggtattctataagaaccatggtcatgaacgggaaaatatgcaaacccgtttcaatcgtaaatttcacAACTTaattcggtgaatgggtacctattATATTGAACTaatgataatttatcttccatcgtgcaccaagtcacattgtctcaatattccatattgctgagattatcaacatatttcatgctttcgtcaacgttacagaaaaaacttgcttgaccttccctaatgaacatccggtctagaggtcacggcagtgtgcacatgtttggcgaaatgtaaacaaacaaaaccagaatttaaaaaatcacatttttaaaataaaactcgaaatgatgaatgaaagcgtacattggtctgcatctgttctgtttattttattcactttgcacatttatgctgcattttcacattttagcgaacacgtgtagtaaaatgacgattgacatacattttcatattagccaatcagaatggttttgtaatctagaacggaacttcaacagggaagttcaagcaagttttttgtgtaacgttgaaaaaactataaactacgcattgtttttctaagataagatgtattgaagaaatgtgaccggtacacaatggaagataaattaccacttgtttgatatccatagtacacatttaactaactgcgtgttttaggtatgaaatgcgcgatggAAACGTGTTAGTacattttccccttcatgaccatggttcttatagaatacctaggggttgGTATAACATGCACataggcattttctttctgttctggtgccagtgtccGTGTTAAAAGCATGATGGCATGTAAAACTACAGTTTATAAAGCAAACCGATTTTCGCGAAACAAAATGGTAATGATAGCATAAATTTAGTTTGAACGTCGGTAggaataaatgtgcagttattttaTACCAGTTGTCGTGAGTCTAAAACATTTTCCACACGCACCACCGCACCACCCTTTTCCTCCACTATCGTACAAGTGTTGGCTTGGGGCAGTGACTAAACCATTGTGATTCCATGCAAACTGCAAAAGAGAGcaaaaatatagatcatgatGGTTTTAGTTATTTATTCAAGTTTGCTTGCATGAGGTGTTTGAAAAACCTCAAAATTGTTTTGTGCACAGGTCGATATATACATATCGATGAAAACAGGTAAATGCaaacaattttattgaaattatgaCAATGTATGTACTTTAGATTGATTTATATTTAGCGGCAGTAGTGTCACATTCTCATGTAGATATTTAGTTCTATAGGGTGTTTCATCTtcgatattatttttttgcaGATCTTACATTACCACTATAATTGTACTTTCATATTTCATACACTGACTAGGCATTTCATCTTTCACCTATACTTCATCACCACTATCACTTATTTGTTCCgaaaaaaataacttattttaaatCGTTCTCTAAGACTTAAGAAATATTCACCACGCCAAATTTAtgacatattgtttgaaattgcAACGGACACTGTACATACCTGATTGTCGTTGTTATCTGGGCCGCAGCCACATGCTCCTTTATGGTTATCATTATAGTTTGTTGTCGAGGCACACCTCTTACCATTGTACATCCTAGGAGTTCCTTGACATTTTTGCCCCGCCTCGACATACACCGTACctgttttataaaacttaaaaatcaaGTATcactatttaacctttagcctactggtggcaagtgattctgcctttgcgaccagcgcagacaaagatcagcctgcacaaccgtgcaagctgatcatggtctgcactgttcgctattcagtagtaaattttcagtgaacacccctttgaaaaataagtggcactgcccaaattgaatgatggaccagtccattttagaaatttagcagggtaaaagttaaacaTACGTCCGTTAGGTTCTACTCTACTGCGCATAACTGATAGTATTatgcttaacccttatcatgctggatacgactgattctgcctttgcgaccagtgtagatcatgatcagcctgcacatccgtgcagtctgatcaagatctgcactgttcgccattcattcagtatcattttggtaagcacctcttttaacagttaatggtactgtccaaattgaaagatggacaagttcattatagaaattcagcagggtaaggattaaaacaAAGTCTGACTTTCCTGATTGGAaggaattaaaaatataaaaaagacaaatatttcgAAACTGGGGGTTGTTAGGGTATGACCCTTCCTTTCCTTCACACGCATTTCAAAGAGGCGAGGGCACATTGTTTTGCCTGCCTGCCTGCCGTCGTTCCGTCGAATGTTGCCCCACCGAACGTCGCCCAGCCGAAAGTCGCCCCACCGAACGAAGCCCCCACGCCGTGGTatattagacgacaaaccacaagaaggccttgattgttttcattcttacatgttgactgaaatattttgataaaatttatgctgggcttcatttatccaagtccGCACGTCTTAACTTGCTATCGAATCGAGTCATGTCCGTAATGAAGTGTTACCAAAGGAAATTGCTCACTCCTAAACCCCTCCCCGCAACCCCTCACCACAACCCACCGCCCTTCAATCAATCTGTCAGTCCATCAGTGTGACGATGTGTAACTTTAAAATTACACAACctatttcatgaaatatagatagagggcaATATGCGCGCGCGCGGGCAtgtgtgcgtccatccgtccgtccatccgccgGCCAGCTTGTGTGTCTAATTTTTGTCTATAGTATATTGGAAAAACACTTTATGCTTGCCTCAGTGAGATGGATTGTCGCGAGCAAACACTAGATCCCTGTCTGAAAGGTCAATGGCACTCTTTGGGGAGGGGAAGTGTCATGTCAGATCTTAATTTCCTCAATTATACGACTGGTGCAAAGCAAAACCCGGGCCTTAAAATCAGACGGGTCGACGTTTTGcagggcgacgttcggcggggcgaagTTTGGCGGGGCGACATTCGACTGGGTAACGTTTGGCGGGGTGACATTCGACggggcgacgtttggcggggcgaaACTCGACAGGGCGACATTCGCCGGGGTGACGTTTGTCAGGGCGCCAAAACGACGTTCGGCGTGGCGACATTTGGCGGGACGACATTCTGCGGGgagccataacgacgtttgtcgtttgtgtcgctgcgacagagCGAAATAAAGAAATGGAGAAATCAGCCAACACTTACAAAACTTATTTTGCGCTTAACAACAATCTGATAGCATTTTCATCATGGACAtcttaccatggaaacgaaggtGATAGGACACCACCACAATTTTCGTCTCATTTTTGAGCTGATGATATAGAATGTTTGTTTGTCTGAAAGCATTTTTCTTGCATCATGGCTTTTCTTtagttttatttacactgcccttcaagaaaataaaaattacatatattttagATGGGTTTTGGTGTAGTCTCCACCTAGGAAAGttagtcagttttatatagaatttagatggccagctatttagtgtgttcatACCTCTATGTTTAATGGCCAATGTTTTAGTCCAAGCACTAACAAAGACTTAAACCAGTTCAGTCGTTTATAAACATTGTGTTCTAACCCATTTTTCACTAAAACTAGGCGACCTTTCATCAAGATATCAATTGTTCCACATGTGGGGTTTCTGAATCCGCAAAAAAACTTTTCTCAAAATGTAACGCTAAGCGTTAAAGTTATAACCCACAAGTGTTTCGGTACAACATAAAAACTCGCCTATATGCAGTTGGAGTTAGATCAACGCACACTAATCATCACTTTTAGCAGTCTACATAAATCCTAGCAAATTGCAGTTTGAATCGTTTACtctttaaaattgttatatctatatacatgtatatatatatatatatatggtttaATTTAAAAAGTCGTTGCTTTACTTACCGACACACACCAAAAAGACGAACAGAGCTTTGGATCCCATTTTGTGATAACATTCAGGAGTGCAGTTTGATCTGTTTATATAGTCGGACTAATGTCACAAATTGAGCGTTTCAAAGATAACCTAAATGATTTTAT
Above is a window of Mercenaria mercenaria strain notata unplaced genomic scaffold, MADL_Memer_1 contig_1217, whole genome shotgun sequence DNA encoding:
- the LOC123543894 gene encoding endoglucanase-like; the encoded protein is MGSKALFVFLVCVGTVYVEAGQKCQGTPRMYNGKRCASTTNYNDNHKGACGCGPDNNDNQFAWNHNGLVTAPSQHLYDSGGKGWCGGACGKCFRLTTTGGFVDGQGQHVPEGQSKVFMATNLCPDEYPNLSWCSQRSSNGYVNQYGYGEHFDLEKGNNQLGDWQGKNPEVTWEWSDCNGPHNQDPRTPNDGMYHQCFCGRHPDGGKK